From the Cyanobium sp. M30B3 genome, the window CCAGCGGCAGCGGCTCCTGCCGCGATGGCCGAGGTGCCCTCAGCGCCACCACCGGTGGCGGCGGCCAGCCGCGGCGATCTGGTGGAGATCACCGCCCCGATGGTGGCCACCTTCTACCGCTCCCCGGCTCCGGGTGAGCCTGTGTTTGTGGAACCAGGCACCCGCATCAGCGTGGGCCAGACCGTGTGCATTCTCGAGGCGATGAAGCTGATGAATGAACTCGAGGCCGAGGTGAGCGGCGAGGTGGTGGAGATCCTGGTGGAGAACGGCACTCCCGTGGAGTTCGGCCAGGTGCTGATGCGGGTGCGTCCGGTCTGATCGGAGCCAGCCTGATCCGCAGCATCCAGCCTGATCCGCAGCATCCAGTCTGGGCTGCGTTGGCTCAGCCCAGTTCCCAGGCGGTTTCGATCGCCGCCACCATGCTCTCGGCCCGCGCCACCCCCTGGCCGGCGATGGTGAAGCCGGTGCCGTGGTCCGGGGAGGTGCGCAGGAAGGGCAGGCCCAGGGTGGTGTTCACGGCCGCGTCGAAGGCCAGCAGCTTCACCGGGATCAACCCCTGGTCGTGGTACAGCGCCAGATAGCCGTCTGGCCCTCCTGCTCCGCCCTGCCAGGCGGCTCCGGCGTCGAGCCAGCAGGTGTCGGGGGGGCGGGGGCCTTCCAGCACCACGTCTGGATGGGCGACTCTCCAGGCGTCGAGGGCCGGCTCCAGCCACTCCAGCTCGTCGCGGCCCAGGCTGCCGGCCTCGCCGGCATGGGGGTTGAGGGCGGCCACCACCAGCCGCGGTGAGGCCTTGAACCGTCTGCAGAAGGCCAGCAGCAGCTCCAGCTTGCGCGCCACCAGCTCCGGACTCAGCTGCCGCGGCACCGCTGCCAGGGGGATGTGGGTGGTGGCCAGCAGGGTGTTGAGCCGCCAGTGGCCTGCGGGCGAGCGGGCGGTGAACAGCATGGCGGCCTCCGCCGCCCCCGCCAGCTCGGCCAGCCGTTCCGTCTGGCCCGGGTAGTGGTGGCCGGCGCGATGCCAGCTGGCCTTGGCGATCGGCGCCGTCACCAGGGCCCGGCAGTCCCCCCGTTGCACCAGGTCGGCTGCGGCACTGAGCCAGCGAAAGCTGGCCGCTCCGGCCACCGCAGTGCTGCGGCCGGAGCGCACCGAGTGGTCCAGGGGCAGGTCCACCATCTCCAGCTCAGCCGGATCGCGCAGGGGGGCGGTGGTGTGGGGACGCAGCTGGGCATAGCACT encodes:
- the pdxA gene encoding 4-hydroxythreonine-4-phosphate dehydrogenase PdxA, encoding MGVTSGSQSPSNTINPRLAISLGDPAGIGAEVVLKALARPWPAALQPVLVGCRHWLEECYAQLRPHTTAPLRDPAELEMVDLPLDHSVRSGRSTAVAGAASFRWLSAAADLVQRGDCRALVTAPIAKASWHRAGHHYPGQTERLAELAGAAEAAMLFTARSPAGHWRLNTLLATTHIPLAAVPRQLSPELVARKLELLLAFCRRFKASPRLVVAALNPHAGEAGSLGRDELEWLEPALDAWRVAHPDVVLEGPRPPDTCWLDAGAAWQGGAGGPDGYLALYHDQGLIPVKLLAFDAAVNTTLGLPFLRTSPDHGTGFTIAGQGVARAESMVAAIETAWELG
- the accB gene encoding acetyl-CoA carboxylase biotin carboxyl carrier protein, giving the protein MQLDHSQLEKLLALLGDSDIQEFKLEGDDFRLEVRRNLPGPMAAAVMAAPLPAALPAPQPAAAAPAAMAEVPSAPPPVAAASRGDLVEITAPMVATFYRSPAPGEPVFVEPGTRISVGQTVCILEAMKLMNELEAEVSGEVVEILVENGTPVEFGQVLMRVRPV